CATCGTATCAAGGtattgtatttactttttttcattaatGAGCAGATTATAGAAAGTTCTGTGATTTTGGGGGGATGGGGCACTTGCTGTTGACAACTTTCTTCAGTGTGGTGAAgccaacctgctgctgcttctgaaaattaaaagaagttttagTCTCAGTCTGCCTGTCTCTGATCTGAGGAAGTTTGGGATTTCTGCCCCTTGGTCCGTAGCTCTAAGTCATTGCCCAAATGGGATATATTTTGACTGAACCATATCGCTTGGTGTctcataaatatgtttttaacacattttttgtatttctatattttattttcaaggggGCTGTAATGTGTATTTCctattaaaatcattttccttcaCCTTTTGTGCGGAAAAGCGTATATAGAGAAAATTCATATCTACTTTTACAGTATGGGGaaccttttaaaagtttttttttttttttatcaatggGCAAATTGTCTTACGGTTATTACTGTTGCCTTCATGGGATCTGTCCTAACACTGTCGGGGGGAATAGCCCACACCCACGTCCGCCCTTTCTGTGGATGCAGCATTCGGGATAGAGTCAGTGTTGGCCATTAGCACACAGGTGGCTGTTCTGCATGTTCAGGGACTGCTACGAAAACAAATGGCTTGTGTTAATTAAACGTCACATTGTTACCGTGCACGTTTAAAGGTGAGTATCGTGGGTCGTAAATCCAGAGCTTCATGTATTATTTATCCTTGTGATCTTATTTTTACTCTAGGGCTGTATTCTTCATTGCCTATTGAAGTTCCTCTGAATCACAAACGGTTTGTTTGTGATCTCACTCAAGCCGATCGTCTTGCCCTCTACGATTTTGTAGtcgaggaaacaaagaaaaaacgcTCAGATTCTCAAATTATCGAAAATGACAGCGATCTCTTTGTAGACTTGGCTGCCAAAGTCAATCAAGGTTTGAGATGAATAtcttagttttctatttcttaattgtCATTTCGTCCTTTAAGTGTCATTAAGATGATTTGTCAGGCCATTTTGAGTTGGAATAGGATGGTTCTGTATCATCTGATATTAACATATGTTAAGGTGTTTACTTAGTACTTGAAATTTTGTTCTCTGATTGTTACACCATGCATACCTTTCTTCCGTAAGAATGTTACTTAGAACTGGGCTGTTACTTTAATCTCTGTACTTAAAACACTCTTTATGTTCAACTAATGGctagagaaaaggaatgatataaaaTAGTCCATTTATACAACATAAAATTTTTGAAGTgctacattaaaatataaaatatcagatGATTATGGTGTTCCTTCCCTCTAATTCATAAGAATTTAGAGTTTCTGATgatgtaataattttattttgttcttttattagaTAATAGTCGAAAAAGTCCAAAATCTTACCTTGAAATCCTGGCAGAAGTGAGAGATTACAAAAGAAGACGCCAGTCCTATAGAGCTAAGAACGTTCACATAACCAAGAAGTCATACACCGAGGTAAGTTCTGCATGATTGTGTACAGCCTTGTTGAACACAGAGGTTTCCCGTACGCAGTCATTGCCTGTCCCGTGGTTTCCACAGTTGCCGAGAGGTTTTCTGAGAGGACGAGGCTCCATTGTGGTCACGTCTGATTTGTATTTGCTCCATCACATTCAGACCCAGCCTTCACCAGGCAAAGGCTCTCCAGGGTACAAAGACCTTACGTAAAGAGGTTGTACAGTCTTACaaaaataatgcttttgagaAAGTGATACTGCATCATGATGAGAACATAGATTTTGGCTGTAGACAGACCCAGGCTTGAGTTTTGATTCTGTAATTTATTACTGTCTGTTTGACCTGGGCAAATGATTTGAGCTTTTTAAgattgagatttttttcatttttgcaggGTTATCGTGAGATGTAATGGAAATAATGCTTATGGACAaaggaatttttaataaatagctTTTTTTGGCAGAAACTTAGTCCTTTTATGTACTAAACATTTGGGCTTAAGAAGTGTTTGGTATAAATTATTTGTAACTTACagtattatgtatataataaaatttaagtgtgttgctgctactgctgctaagtcgcttcagtcgtgtccgactctgtgtgactccatagatggcaggccaccaggctcccccgtccctgggattctctaggcaagaacactggagtgggttgccatttctttctccagtgcatgaaagtgaaaagtgaaagtgaagttgctcagttgtacccaactcttcgcaaccccatggactgcagcctaccaggctcctccgtccatgggattttccaggcaagagtactggagtggggtgccattgccttctccgttaagtGCATTAATCCGtgatttaattgctaagttgtgtccctgactcttcgaccccatgacctgtgccccaccaggctcctctgtccatggggtttcccaggcaaggatactggattcctcctccagggtatcttcccgacccaaggagtgaaccccatctcctgcactggtaggtggattctttaccactgagccaccaaggaagcccgttATCTGCatatgatctctgtttattttacACCCACtcactccctctctcctcctgccccagcagTCGGTGGTCTGGGAGCAGATCCCGGATgtctttcatctgtaaaaacGTCCATGTTTCCCACCCTTTTAGTGGTTTATCGTATCTCAGTGGCCTCCAACGTACAGATGAGTTGCGCTACTGCAGACGACACAGGACTCGCTCGTGTGTGTCCTTCTCCCAGATCACCCAGGGTTGACTCGTGCCCCCTTCCTGCGTGTGCACTCTGTCTTTCTGCGCATGATTTCTAAACTCTTCAGGCTGAGTTAACACGTGTCATGATCGTGTGCCCCTGAATCCTCAGTGTGTTGCCTGTTTATGTTTCCTAGACTCCACACCTCCCACAGTCCGCCGTATCGTAGCTCTCTGGAAATGTTTAACTGATCGCGAGCAGTACCGTCTGCTTGTTTCTCAAGCAGCTTTCTTACCTGGCAGTTGGTTCCCCCCCCGCCCGCAGGTGATCCGGGACGTGATCAACGTGCATATGGAGGAGCTGAGCAGCCActggcaggaggagcaggagaaggaggcagatgGGGCGGACAAGTATGTCGTCGTGTCTCGGTGGAAGCGGTCCTCTGTCAAGTCTGTTGACTGTCACTGTCCAGCTGGGTCCGAGCACCTCTAAGACCAGTCACAGCACACTGTGATTCATCCAGaggcttcttcctcttcctctttccacAGTCGTAAAACATACCATGCAGAGCTGTGTTTCTTTGCCTGTCCTCTTACTGGAGTGCAAGATTATGCATATTTACTTGGTCTCTGCTATAGAATGTTGGGCTCGAGGCTGGTCTGTCGTGGAGACCAGTGGTTGAAACTAGTTGACGACCGTTCTTTCTGTCTCAGGAGCGAAGAAAGACGGTCGGCCTCAGTGGACTCGAGGCATTCTGGGGGAGCCACCTGGACGGCGAGTGTTCACGGCATAGACGGGACCGAAGTCGGAGCCCACACAGGcggaaaagaaataaggaaaaggacaGAGGCTGGGACTCccggagaaggaaggagaggtaaGCCCGGTGGGGCGTCGTTTGTTGCCGAGCTGTTTGCTTCTGACACATGGACAGTCCTTCCGTCACAGGCCATGTCGAGAAGATGGAGTGTGAGCACCGCGAGGTCCGGGAGCAAACAGCCTGTGAGGGTCCTTTACGTGTGTCCCGTTGTAGGGCAGCTGTCCACAGCTCTGCGGGCATGGCTCGGTCCGCCTGCTCGGACCTGGTTTCCCTTTGTCATTAACTGCTTCTCAGCAAGACACAGGAAAGGAATGTCTGGGCAGAAGGGTGGCCGCGTTGCAGAGGTGTTTGCCTGGGTCTTCCTTCCGTCCCTCAGTATCTGCCCCTCCCTTCCTGTTTTCCTGTCATCgttctttccttctcttgctAATCCCTCAGATAAAGGGCGTTACTGAGTCAGAGGAAGGCCCAGGCTTTATGGCACTCAGCTCGGCCCTTGTTGGGATTCCTGATAGAGGTTTGATCAGTGGGGAGATATAAAGTGATACTGAGATAATGCAGGTTGGCGGAGGCCTGTTTGTGTGTCCCAGCCGCTTAGTGGACACACGAATCACTCCGTGGACCTTAGCTTGGCCAGGTCTGCCCCTGGATTCATCTGTTTTCCGCTCTGCTCGCCTGCCCCCACACGTCTGTCCTGGTTGGCGATGACCGGCATCCATCCTCCTAAGCCAGAACTCGAGAGCTTGCTAGCTGCTGCCTCACTCCTCGCCGTCTGGGCTGGCTGTCATCGGTCCTGCGTGACGGGGCCCCTCTCACGCTCCCTGCCCCTCCGCCCTGAGCTCTGTCCTCTGGGAGTTTTCCTGGTTGTTCTGTCTCTATGCTGGTGCTGTATGGACCTGTCCCTCCCCAGCTGCTGGAGTGAGCATTCACCTCTCAGGGCCTTTCAGCAGCCGAATGCTCGTGGTTTACAGCAGCTCTCGAGGCCTCCGGGAGCAGGGCACTCGGCCCTCCACTCTGTGTTTTGCCCACACCCCTTGATTCCATAGCATCTGCCCTAGCCAGCCCGGGCCACGCACTGTTCCTCGTCCCCGCCGTGCCTCATCCGTGCCTTTCCACCTCCTGTTCTGCTGCCTCTTTGTTCTTTTAAACTCCTCCTCAGCCTTTAAGATGCAGCTTCGTCATTTCCGCGaagcctttttttccccatcttgttACCACTCTGCCCAGCACCTGCGTTTCATTGACCTTAAGTTATTTTTCTCCGTACTGGACTGAGCTCGTTGCAGGCAGGTCCGTGTCTTGTTTAGTGTCATTTGCACAGTGCTTGTCTAAAAGTAAGATCTTAAGTGGTATCTCTTCAGGATCAGTGGTGATCAGGAATCAGGCTTATTGGTTGAATAATTCTGCTCATCTTGTTATCATTCAATTCGTAGGTTTAAAGCTAGCTATGAGTTCAAAATGTGAAGTAGTTTCTTGGTAGTCCCTTTTGATTCATTTACTGAAGGATAACCTCTGGTCATTGCGTACACATCAACTCTtgattaattaaagaaaattgtGCTTTTTCTGGTTTCTTAGTTTTTCCTCCTCTTAAGTAATTTTTGACATGTCCAATCAGTCCCTGTTGACTGATACacgttcagatcagatcagtcgctcagtcgtgtccaactcttcgcgaccccatgaatcgcagcacgccaggcctccctgtccatcaccaactcccagagttcactcagactcatatccatcaagtcagtgatgccatccagccatctcatcctctgtcgtccccttctcctcctgcccccaatccctcccagcatcagagtcttttccaatgagtcaactcttcgcatgaggtggccaaagtactggagtttcagctttagcatcattccttccaaaaaaatcccagggctgatcttcagaatggactggttggatctccttgcagtccaagggactctcaagagtcttctccgacaccacagttcaaaaacatcaattcttcggtgctcagccttctccacagtccaactctcacatccatacatgaccacaggaaaaaccgtagccttgactagacagacctctgttggcaaagtaatgtctctgcttttgaatatgctatctaggttggtcataactttccttccaaggagtaagcgtcttttaatttcatggctgcagtcaccatctgcagtgactttggagcccagaaaaataaagtctgacactgtttccactgtttccccatctatttcccatgaagtgatgggaccggatgccatgatctttgttttctgaatgttgagctttaagccaactttttcactctccactttcactttcgtcaagaggcttttgagttcctcttcactttctgccacgagggtggtatcatctgcatatctgaggttattgatctttctcccagcaatcttgattccagcttgtgcttcttccagtccagcatttctcatgatgtactctgcatataagttaaataaacagggtgacaatatacaaccttgacgaactccttttcctatttggaaccagtctgttgttccatgtccagttctaactgttgcttcctgacctgcatacagatttctcaagaggcaggtcaggtggtctggtattcccatctctttcagaattttccacagtttcttgtgatccacacagtcaaaggctttggcatagtcaagaaagcagaaatagatgtttttctggaactctcttgctttttctatgatccagcggatgttggcaatttgatctctggttcctctgccttttctaaaaccagcttgaacatcaggaagttcatggttcacatattgctgaagcctggcttggagaattttgagcattactttactagcgtgtgagatgagtgcaattgtgtggtactttgagcattcctcggcattgcctttctttgggattgaatgaaaactgaccttttccagtcctgtggccactgctgagttttccaaatttgctggcatattgagtgcagcactttgacagcatcatctttcaggatttgaaatagctcaactggaattccatcacctccactagctttgttcgtagtgatgctttctaagtaaggcccacttgacttcacattccaggatgtctggctctaggtcagtgatcacaccatcgtgattatctgggtcgtgaagatcttttttatacagttcttctgtgtattcttgccatctcttcttaatatcttctgcttctgttaggtccataccatttctgtcctttattgagctcatctttgcatgaaatgttcctttggtatctctgattttcttgaagaccctggtctttcccattctgttgttttcctctgtttctttgcattgatcgctgaagaaggctttcttatctcttcttgctattctttggaactctgcattcagatgtttatatctttccttttctcctttgcttttcgcttctcttcttttcacagctatttgtaaagccaaTAGTCTCAAAACCTAAACatggatgatttcctttagtgaGGCTAAGTTGAGTGTCAGTAGGAAGTACTCTTTGAGACCCACCCTGAGGTGGGATGACCTGCAGGGAGCTGAGCTGGGAGCCGGGATACGGAGCTCAGAGCTCTGAGTTCCTCCTGTGACTCCAGAGTCCTTTTTGAAGTGAACTCTAAGGTCATCCACcttgtacatatattttaaagcacagctttaaaaaaatccatttcctGTATCCTCATCTCAGTTTTGTCCTGTATTTTTAGTGATGCTTTTTTTgctttactcttttaaaaaaaaacccaaaaactgtTCTGTTTTAAATGCATGTTTTAACTTGCTCTGGTTTATATCTGATGTAAATACATTGCTGTGAACTATTATTTTAAAGCTTTGGTCATGTTTTTTCACCTCTTTCGTTTCAGGGATGGGGAAAGACATCACAGtcacaaaagaagaaagcaaaaaatgtAAAGCGGAGTGTCTGTGCACACGGTAATTAGGCCTGGGCCCCGGTGACCAGCACGCTGGTGTCTGGCGTCATTGCTTTCAGTAGGAGCATGTGCTTGTCGGCCGTTCAGTGCTCAtatcattatttttcaataaacacCTCTCACAGCATGAGTACATGATGATGCTCTAGGGCTTCGTTTTCCTAGTTGATCGCCTTTTGTTGCTGATTGTGtctcattgtctttttttttgtataatttatgtatcaaaatattctttaaagtgTGTATTTAAGCTGTGtaactaataaataaatgcattcttACTGTAGAAAATTAAAGCTTACAGATAAGGCCAAACAAGCCCTGGAGCACCACCTGTGGCCCCCTCGGGGGTAACGACTGGTGAACTGTAGCAGAGAAGAGAACCCAAATACGCATCAGAAGAGGAAGGGCAGACTCGTGATAGAGCAGCATATCAGACTTGAAGAGATAAACTGTATTATCATGAATAGATCTAAGAGACATGATGCtaaatgaagaaaagcaagttTCAGAAACACATCCAAGTTCCATCTGTGTAAAGAACAGCAGTGCACATTTCTGTGACTTCTTATATGTAtattagtcactcatttgtgtctgattcgtttgtgaccctgtggtttgaagcccaccagactcctctgtccatggggattctccaggcaagaatactggagtgggttgccgttcccttctccaggggaacttctcggccaagggattgaacccggatctcctgcattggcaggcagatatttttaCCATCTGGCCACcctatatgtatgtaaatatatttttaaaggttcaGAAGAACTTTTAAACTCGACAGTGGTTACTTGGGGGAGGAGGTATAGATGGGAGAAAGGATGGGAACCAGGATTGGAAGGTGGTCAGAGGGAAGTTTAGCTTTATCCACAATTTTAATTattcatgttaattttttaataatgtagTATTTGTGTTTCacttgttaattaaaaataactgtcctttttttttgtaaatcagCTTTATTAAGGAACTGTTTACATATAATGAAATTCATTCACTTTAAGTGTACATTTCATTAAGTTTTGATAGACTTATGCCCGCTTCCATGTAACCTTCATCTCAGTCAAAACAGAGAACGTTTCTGTCTCCCTCAGGTTCCCTCAGAGCCCTTTTCCCAGTTTCTCCACCAGCAGCCCTAGACAGACTCGGCTCTGGTTTTTGTTGCTATTGATGAGAAACGTCTTTCCCAGGATCCATGTAAACGGAACGCTCCTGCACGCTTCTGGCTGCCTCTGTACAGGTTGGTCTGAGCTGtgtcacacgactgaagcgacttagcagcagccgcagcctgTCCTCCTCGTATTGTGCTGTACGCTGGATCGTTCAGGTGAAAGTTTGGCCTGAAATGTTAAACCTTGTACGTGAAGAGCGGTGTCTTGAATCCGGGGAACCCAAGTTAAAGATTCCCCAGTGAATTCCACATAGAAATAAAACCTTGATCATTTGAGTCTGTAATGGACAACGCCAGGAAGGTCGACTGTATCTAGATCCGATTGGCTGCTGGGCCAATGTATGGAAGAAGCACTGATTTATAAGGAGGGAATCACCTTACCAGTATGAAGCCCTGTTAGTGCCATTGTATGTAATTTCCAAGTgcaaaattcacatttaaaagtCTTCAAAGACTTTGGAGTTGACATAATTTTGAGCTGTATGAAATTTCTGCTTTTGTAGGTCAGATCCATTTGATCAAGTTTCATGTAATATAACAGTTTGTTATGTTGTTTGTTATGATTTCAGTGACTTTACTAACTGGAAGACAGTTTACTAAAGAGTAAAACTGAAAGATGTATTTGGGCTTTTAGTGTGAGAGGGGGAAGAAGTGGGGGAGGTGGGACGGGAAAAATAGGATGGTGTGCATGCTTTAATGGATCGCTAGATTCACTTGTGTGCAAGAAACTGCCAAGTTTTTGTTCAGGTGACTGTTCATGAGGTGTATCTGTATAGTCTACTTGTCTTTGGTTTTAGTATCAAGATAATGATGGCTGGGAAACTTCTTTCTCTCTTATCTGGGACTGTGAAAAATTGGTATCATTCCTTCTTCGGTGTTCGGTAGAATTTATAAGTGAAGCCATTTGGAActagagttttctttgtgggaaagtTTTATCTATGAATTTAACGAAATGAATCTATTTCaagtatctatttcttcttgaataaacttaaatagaaaaaaattgaatcaaGGGCAAATGAAGCAGAAGGAAGATAACAGGagcataaattaatgaaatagaaaactgaaaagcaatacagaaagaaataaaagctggTTTTTCAGAAAGATGAATAAACTTGATGAGCCTCTAGGCTGAAGGATCTAgccaggagggggtggggggaagacaAGTTACTGATACCAAGAATGAATGTGGAGATGTTGCTATCGATTCtgcagacttttaaaatgatgaaaaggaaatatGAACAATATACCAGTAAATTCAACAATTTAGATGAAATGGGTAAATTCTTTGAAATGCACACTCCCTGCAGTTGGAAGCatagtgtcttaaccactggacaaccagggagaTTATGAAGAAATTTAATAAAACGTGTAAGACCTGCATGCTGAAAATGATGCATCTTGCTGAGCAAAATTAAAGACTCAAATGAAGAGACACTGAAGCCGAGGGTGGTCATCCGATCCGTTAAACCATAGGTAGCTTAATAGTGCCatgggctcagtcgtgtctgactccgcagCCCGTGGTCTATAATCCTGCCAGGTccttctgtctatgaaattctccaggcaagaatactggagtggattgccatttcctactccaaaggatcttcctggcccaggggttgaacccaaatctgtattgacaggtggattctttaccactgggccacctgggaagctcagcttGCTTAATAATGAACTGCCTCACCAATCAagctggcttttatttttttttttttttaacaaaacccTGCCTGTCCTTCAGGCCTCAGCACTGGGCTTTCAGGAACGTGGCATCAGCTGTATCCAGTTCAAGCCCCATCTGGTTAGGACTGGCTGGAGCCCTCAAGACCCTCCAGCTGGAGCTGAGTTGGAAACCCTGCCTTCAGAGCACGCAGACGCTAGTTTTCTGAGGGACGTCCGATGGTGAAGCCTGTAACTTGGTGCCTGCACTAAACCAGGTTACCTCGCCGTTTCCTTCTCCGTAAGCTAGCTCTTCCACGCTCCCCATGCCTCAGCTTTATCCTGTAAGTATCCCAAGCCCCTGGCCTTCGGGGAGGCGGATTTGAATTGTTCTCCCGGCTCCTCGTGAATAAACAACCCCCTTCTCCGCTGCACACCTCAGCGTCTGGCTGGCTGCGTGTCAGACAAACAAGTCTGGTTTGGTAACAGCACCATACTCACAGACTGTTTTAAGTTACCAGTTTTCTCTAGATTGAAGAACAGTTTCAATGCAATTTCAACACATTTCCagaggcttttcttttttagaagcTTGTTGTTGAGgaaattgttcagtcactaagttgcatcctactctttgcgaccccatgaactgcagcacaccaggcttccctgccttcaccatgtcctggagtttgctcaaactcatgtccatcgagtcagtgatgcactcaaaccatctcgtcctctgtcgttcccttctcttgccctcagtctttcccagcatcagggtcttttcgaatgagttggctcttcatgtcaggcagccaaaacattggagcttcagcttcagtccttccagtacatggtcagggttgatttcctttgggactgcttttatctccttgctgtagGGTATACCACCTGAAGAGTGTGGGAACCTTCCTGCAGGTCGTGAGTTTTGACTTCCACTTCCACTGGAGGTGCAGCACCCAACCTAGgaattctaatcccaaagagGCAAAAAGAGAGCAAGCATGAGGGCATCAGGAACCAGACCACACTGGAGATGGAGACAGGGTCCTAGgaggcagaagggaaagagatggggGTGCGGTGGGGGAATCCTGTTTGAAGAACAACCAACCACCACAACGacccttccccccaaaaaaaattattgttggGATAGAGTTTATTTGATTCTTTGAGAAAAAACAATCTGGATAGGAGGAGGCAAGATTacagttttattgaaaaaaaattttttttatgacGAATAAGATACATTTCCTGTAACTTTGTTGCCAGGTTAGAATGGGACTGTCAACTGGAGGCAATGGTCTGTGGGGTTTGTGAAAAAAGATTCTGCCTCTTCAGACAC
This genomic window from Bos mutus isolate GX-2022 chromosome 23, NWIPB_WYAK_1.1, whole genome shotgun sequence contains:
- the SNRNP48 gene encoding LOW QUALITY PROTEIN: U11/U12 small nuclear ribonucleoprotein 48 kDa protein (The sequence of the model RefSeq protein was modified relative to this genomic sequence to represent the inferred CDS: inserted 1 base in 1 codon), which gives rise to MEAELPPVEERRRLREELSEFVESCRRTLEEVTASLGWSLDRLEPGEEAAAAEDEVAICPYDSNHHMPRSSLAKHMMSCRLRKLGYTKEEEDKMYNSDFFYENANVPSITLNKDSQFQIIKQARAAVGNDGDYYNQRLYSSLPIEVPLNHKRFVCDLTQADRLALYDFVVEETKKKRSDSQIIENDSDLFVDLAAKVNQDNSRKSPKSYLEILAEVRDYKRRRQSYRAKNVHITKKSYTEVIRDVINVHMEELSSHWQEEQEKEADGADKSEERRSASVDSRHSGGXHLDGECSRHRRDRSRSPHRRKRNKEKDRGWDSRRRKERDGERHHSHKRRKQKM